AGAAAAATCAAAAATCATTAGTAAAGCAATGCAAGATGCCGATTTTAACTTTTCGATTGGGCAATTGATTTGGAGCGATGTAATTAAAAGAAAGTTAAACCTATCCAAAATTGAAACTCTTTATAACAATCCTGTATTAATACTGCACGGACGACAAGATCCTGTCGGAGAATTTATCCCTTGTGAGTTGTCACGATATTATAAAAGTACTAAGCTTATATTTATTGAGAAATGCGGGCATTATTCATGGATTGAACAACCTGATAAAGTGTTTTCTTTGATTGAGTCTTTTATAAAATAACTGGCGACAATAACAGATATAAGCTCTACTGATTTTTTGAATAAATCTATCCTTTATCATCAAATAAAACATTTAATTCATTATTAATCTAATATTTAAACTGTAAAACATGAAAACAAAAACTATTTTATTCCAAGCTGCCATTATCTTAATAAATATAATGGTTATCCAGAGTTGTTGTAGTAATAACAAGACGAACAAAACAGAAATTGCACAGGAAATAATCAATATGGAAAAAACGGCACTCGATCGTTGGGGCAAGGGTGATCCCTATGGGTATCTTGATATTTTTTCAACCGAAGTAACCTATTTTAATCCATTTGAGGAGCACCGGATTGACAGTTTAATCGCAATGATGAAATACTATGGTGATCAGGCAGGTCAGATTTTTATTGATGAATACAAAATGATTGATCCAATTGTTCAGATTCATGGGAATACTGCCATACTAACTTACCATCTTTTTAACTATAAAAAGCAACCAAATGGTACAATGAAAGAAACTACCCGGTGGAACAGCACCAAAGTATATCTTTTAGAAAAAGATAAGTGGAAAATTATTCATAACCATTGGTCGTTTTTACAACCAGATATAAAAGCATCGGCATCTTTGCAGGACTAATATTGAACGATTAATATCTTGTATTAACAGTATTATTTGTTTCCACAAAAATCATCGAAAAGCTAAGGCTGAAGGAATAGCCAACCAACCCAAAGTTAGGTCTCTGCAAAAATCATCATAGAGTTGAGGCCCAAGTAATAACTACCGAAAC
The nucleotide sequence above comes from Bacteroidota bacterium. Encoded proteins:
- a CDS encoding DUF4440 domain-containing protein, encoding MKTKTILFQAAIILINIMVIQSCCSNNKTNKTEIAQEIINMEKTALDRWGKGDPYGYLDIFSTEVTYFNPFEEHRIDSLIAMMKYYGDQAGQIFIDEYKMIDPIVQIHGNTAILTYHLFNYKKQPNGTMKETTRWNSTKVYLLEKDKWKIIHNHWSFLQPDIKASASLQD